One segment of Buteo buteo chromosome 6, bButBut1.hap1.1, whole genome shotgun sequence DNA contains the following:
- the NDUFAF1 gene encoding complex I intermediate-associated protein 30, mitochondrial, which yields MALTVTLLNSAYLCGRCCSHKVLHPLLGPLLSDSMSKLYSSYRRPGSQPEKKPSWQNTDFSFKKSINVLKTQLSMLKEETKGYLIGPGGYPLSQYLLEQTKVLWEFRSQEDLNKWVISSDVEIGGKSEVYLKLGRNNQAALLYGTLNTEVPRDGETKYSGYCSMRAKPPVGSFARKKYYDWSNFNSLYLRVRGDGRPWMVNIYTDPYFSHQKDDLYSYFMFTRGGPYWEEIKIPFSKFFLSSRGRVQDQQHPVWLDKISTLGFTIGDKVDGPFQLEIDFIGLLNDRAHTEEFAYETYEKV from the exons ATGGCTCTGACTGTTActttgctgaacagtgcttacTTATGTGGTAGATGCTGCAGTCACAAAGTTTTGCACCCCTTACTTGGACCTCTCCTCAGTGATTCCATGTCAAAATTATATAGCAGCTACAGGAGGCCAGGGTCACAGCCTGAGAAAAAACCGTCTTGGCAAAATACTGATTTCAGTTTTAAGAAGAGCATTAATGTCTTAAAGACTCAGCTAAGCATGCTGAAAGAGGAGACCAAAGGTTACTTGATAGGACCTGGAGGCTATCCACTCAGTCAGTACCTGCTGGAACAGACAAAGGTGTTGTGGGAGTTTCGGAGCCAAGAAGATTTAAATAAATGGGTTATTTCCTCTGATGTAGAGATTGGAGGGAAAAGTGAAGTTTACCTCAAACTGGGTAGGAATAACCAGGCTGCTCTGCTGTATGGAACCCTCAATACGGAAGTGCCTCGTGATGGGGAGACGAAATACAGTGGATATTGTAGTATGAGAGCTAAACCACCAGTG GGATCTTTTGCTAGGAAGAAGTATTACGACTGGTCAAACTTCAACAGTTTGTATTTACGTGTCCGTGGCGATGGCAGACCTTGGATGGTAAACATTTATACAGACCCTTACTTCTCTCATCAAAAGGATGACCTCTACAGCTACTTCATGTTCACCCGAGGAGGCCCATATTGGGAGGAAATAAAG attCCATTCTCCAAATTCTTTCTCTCCAGTCGGGGAAGAGTCCAGGATCAGCAACATCCTGTCTGGTTAGACAAG ATTAGTACCCTTGGATTCACAATTGGAGATAAAGTAGATGGTCCATTCCAGCTGGAGATTGATTTTATTGGCCTGCTGAATGATAGAGCTCATACAGAAGAATTTGCCTATGAAACATATGAAAAGGTCTAA